In the genome of Drosophila pseudoobscura strain MV-25-SWS-2005 chromosome 3, UCI_Dpse_MV25, whole genome shotgun sequence, one region contains:
- the LOC4804872 gene encoding uncharacterized protein isoform X10, producing the protein MTLTANLIVAFGFVFAIFAISQLIYLAKRMHDSVAQNRQRLRQLDRQGGALNTSEDRPHNRYGDIFFIEPSSEESARIRSQLEKDDKELPSYDEVMRMCNLTMPTAAAAAPHSPLAVPSPIGIAALPAPPYSESDPYAGAAEAGAGAGSAISPTVITMEPEPSTSRAAQTPTTTNVGRSAPLTLPNTASNTEV; encoded by the exons aTGACTTTGACAGCTAATTTGATTGTGGCGTTTGGTTTTGTGTTCGCCATATTTGCAATAAGCCAACTGATATAC TTGGCAAAGCGCATGCACGACTCCGTGGCACAGAACCGACAACGACTGCGCCAGCTTG ATCGCCAGGGGGGTGCGCTGAACACTTCGGAGGATCGGCCGCACAACCGGTATGGCGATATATTCTTCATCGAGCCAAGCAGCGAGGAGTCGGCCCGCATTCGCAGCCAGCTGGAGAAGGACGACAAGGAGCTGCCCAGCTATGACGAGGTGATGCGCATGTGTAATCTGACAATGCCAACGGCAGCCGCCGCGGCACCTCACTCGCCCTTGGCTGTTCCCAGCCCCATTGGGATAGCGGCTTTGCCAGCTCCGCCATATTCGGAGTCAGATCCGTATGCCGGGGCTGCggaggcgggggcgggggcggggtcGGCGATATCACCCACAGTCATCACGATGGAGCCGGAACCGTCGACATCGCGTGCCGCACAGACCCCAACAACCACCAATGTTGGCCGCAGTGCCCCTCTGACCCTGCCGAACACGGCATCCAATACGGAAGTTTGA